From the Musa acuminata AAA Group cultivar baxijiao chromosome BXJ1-2, Cavendish_Baxijiao_AAA, whole genome shotgun sequence genome, one window contains:
- the LOC135608311 gene encoding thioredoxin H2-2-like: MGGFFSSQAAYAAEDGVSAVIAIHSTGEWTQNWESHTQTNKLMVIDFSASWCGPCRFVEPAFKAMAAQYSDAVFVKIDVDEIPEVSKQWKVQAMPTFVLVKGGQEVGRIVGAKKDELERRIQEQINT; this comes from the exons ATGGGTGGTTTCTTCTCCAGCCAAGCCGCCTACGCCGCTGAGGACGGCGTGTCCGCCGTCATCGCCATCCACTCCACCGGCGAATGGACCCAGAACTGGGAGTCCCACACCCAAACCAACAAGCTG ATGGTGATCGACTTCTCGGCGTCGTGGTGCGGGCCGTGCCGCTTCGTGGAGCCGGCGTTCAAGGCGATGGCCGCCCAGTACTCCGACGCGGTGTTCGTCAAGATCGACGTCGATGAGATCCCG GAGGTGTCGAAGCAGTGGAAGGTGCAGGCTATGCCGACGTTCGTGCTGGTGAAGGGCGGGCAGGAGGTGGGCAGAATCGTCGGCGCAAAGAAGGACGAACTCGAGAGGCGGATCCAAGAGCAGATCAACACCTAA